The following proteins are co-located in the Pelecanus crispus isolate bPelCri1 chromosome 5, bPelCri1.pri, whole genome shotgun sequence genome:
- the DNAJB2 gene encoding dnaJ homolog subfamily B member 2 isoform X2, translating to MVDYYEALGVSRNATAEDIKKAYRKAALKWHPDKNPDNKEYAEQRFKEIAEAYEVLSDKQKRDVYDRYGKDGLMGAAGPGGSRADAGAPEFTFTFRSAHDVFREFFGGRDPFADFFDEMLPFSELRGPGPRHHGGGHFFSPFPGSSDFFASSFSSGADAGLGFRSVSTSTTFVNGRRITTKRIIENGRERVEVEEDGELKSIHIDGVPDDMALGLELSRREQQAFPSPRPPSPPPPAPHQPPSSSPVCLYTDSEDEDEDLQLAMAYSLSEMEAAGHHRAGVF from the exons ATGGTGGACTACTACGAAGCGCTAGGGGTGAGCCGCAATGCCACCGCCGAGGACATCAAGAAGGC GTACAGGAAGGCTGCGCTGAAGTGGCACCCGGATAAAAACCCAGACAACAAGGAGTACGCTGAGCAGAGGTTCAAGGAGATCGCTGAGGCGTACGAAGTGCTGTCGGACA aGCAGAAGCGCGATGTCTACGACCGTTATGGCAAGGACGGACTCATGGGTGCAG CAGGACCGGGGGGCTCCAGGGCCGATGCCGGGGCCCCCGAATTCACCTTCACGTTCCGCAGCGCTCATGACGTCTTCCGGGAGTTCTTTGGCGGGCGAGACCCCTTCGCCGACTTCTTTG ACGAGATGCTGCCCTTCTCCGAGCTGCGAGGACCTggtccacggcaccacggaggtGGCcacttcttttcccccttcccaggATCCTCAG ATTTCTTCGCCTCATCCTTCAGCTCCGGTGCCGACGCGGGGCTGGGCTTCCGCTCTGTCTCCACTTCCACCACCTTCGTTAATGGCAGGCGCATCACCACCAAGCG gaTTATCGAGAACGGGCGGGAGCGGGTGGAAGTGGAGGAGGACGGGGAGCTGAAGTCGATCCACATTGATG gcGTCCCCGATGACATGGCActggggctggagctgagcCGGCGGGAGCAGCAAGCCTTCCCCAGCCCGCGGCCCCCCTCGCCCCCACCACCCGCCCCGCACCAGCCCCCGAGCTCCTCGCCTGTCTGCCTCTACACGGACAGCGAGGACGAGGACGAGGACTTGCAGCTGGCCATGGCCTACAGCCTCTCCGAGATGGAGGCGGCGGGGCACCACCGAGCAG GTGTGTTCTGA
- the DNAJB2 gene encoding dnaJ homolog subfamily B member 2 isoform X3 — MVDYYEALGVSRNATAEDIKKAYRKAALKWHPDKNPDNKEYAEQRFKEIAEAYEVLSDKQKRDVYDRYGKDGLMGAAGPGGSRADAGAPEFTFTFRSAHDVFREFFGGRDPFADFFDEMLPFSELRGPGPRHHGGGHFFSPFPGSSDFFASSFSSGADAGLGFRSVSTSTTFVNGRRITTKRIIENGRERVEVEEDGELKSIHIDGVPDDMALGLELSRREQQAFPSPRPPSPPPPAPHQPPSSSPVCLYTDSEDEDEDLQLAMAYSLSEMEAAGHHRAGGHGPGALPAPGGSPGTPSSTRRARGPRGGPEREPSGASSPAAAGHEPAPKTKQWHCPLL, encoded by the exons ATGGTGGACTACTACGAAGCGCTAGGGGTGAGCCGCAATGCCACCGCCGAGGACATCAAGAAGGC GTACAGGAAGGCTGCGCTGAAGTGGCACCCGGATAAAAACCCAGACAACAAGGAGTACGCTGAGCAGAGGTTCAAGGAGATCGCTGAGGCGTACGAAGTGCTGTCGGACA aGCAGAAGCGCGATGTCTACGACCGTTATGGCAAGGACGGACTCATGGGTGCAG CAGGACCGGGGGGCTCCAGGGCCGATGCCGGGGCCCCCGAATTCACCTTCACGTTCCGCAGCGCTCATGACGTCTTCCGGGAGTTCTTTGGCGGGCGAGACCCCTTCGCCGACTTCTTTG ACGAGATGCTGCCCTTCTCCGAGCTGCGAGGACCTggtccacggcaccacggaggtGGCcacttcttttcccccttcccaggATCCTCAG ATTTCTTCGCCTCATCCTTCAGCTCCGGTGCCGACGCGGGGCTGGGCTTCCGCTCTGTCTCCACTTCCACCACCTTCGTTAATGGCAGGCGCATCACCACCAAGCG gaTTATCGAGAACGGGCGGGAGCGGGTGGAAGTGGAGGAGGACGGGGAGCTGAAGTCGATCCACATTGATG gcGTCCCCGATGACATGGCActggggctggagctgagcCGGCGGGAGCAGCAAGCCTTCCCCAGCCCGCGGCCCCCCTCGCCCCCACCACCCGCCCCGCACCAGCCCCCGAGCTCCTCGCCTGTCTGCCTCTACACGGACAGCGAGGACGAGGACGAGGACTTGCAGCTGGCCATGGCCTACAGCCTCTCCGAGATGGAGGCGGCGGGGCACCACCGAGCAGGTGGGCACGGCCCCGGCGCCCTGCCGGCaccggggggcagccccggcaccccgTCCTCCACCCGCAGAGCCCGCGGTCCCCGGGGGGGGCCAGAGCGGGAGCCGTCGGGGGCCAGCAGCCCCGCTGCAGCAGGGCACGAACCTGCCCCCAAAACGAAGCAGTGGCACTGCCCCCTGCTCtga
- the DNAJB2 gene encoding dnaJ homolog subfamily B member 2 isoform X1 yields the protein MVDYYEALGVSRNATAEDIKKAYRKAALKWHPDKNPDNKEYAEQRFKEIAEAYEVLSDKQKRDVYDRYGKDGLMGAGPGGSRADAGAPEFTFTFRSAHDVFREFFGGRDPFADFFDEMLPFSELRGPGPRHHGGGHFFSPFPGSSDFFASSFSSGADAGLGFRSVSTSTTFVNGRRITTKRIIENGRERVEVEEDGELKSIHIDGVPDDMALGLELSRREQQAFPSPRPPSPPPPAPHQPPSSSPVCLYTDSEDEDEDLQLAMAYSLSEMEAAGHHRAGGHGPGALPAPGGSPGTPSSTRRARGPRGGPEREPSGASSPAAAGHEPAPKTKQWHCPLL from the exons ATGGTGGACTACTACGAAGCGCTAGGGGTGAGCCGCAATGCCACCGCCGAGGACATCAAGAAGGC GTACAGGAAGGCTGCGCTGAAGTGGCACCCGGATAAAAACCCAGACAACAAGGAGTACGCTGAGCAGAGGTTCAAGGAGATCGCTGAGGCGTACGAAGTGCTGTCGGACA aGCAGAAGCGCGATGTCTACGACCGTTATGGCAAGGACGGACTCATGGGTGCAG GACCGGGGGGCTCCAGGGCCGATGCCGGGGCCCCCGAATTCACCTTCACGTTCCGCAGCGCTCATGACGTCTTCCGGGAGTTCTTTGGCGGGCGAGACCCCTTCGCCGACTTCTTTG ACGAGATGCTGCCCTTCTCCGAGCTGCGAGGACCTggtccacggcaccacggaggtGGCcacttcttttcccccttcccaggATCCTCAG ATTTCTTCGCCTCATCCTTCAGCTCCGGTGCCGACGCGGGGCTGGGCTTCCGCTCTGTCTCCACTTCCACCACCTTCGTTAATGGCAGGCGCATCACCACCAAGCG gaTTATCGAGAACGGGCGGGAGCGGGTGGAAGTGGAGGAGGACGGGGAGCTGAAGTCGATCCACATTGATG gcGTCCCCGATGACATGGCActggggctggagctgagcCGGCGGGAGCAGCAAGCCTTCCCCAGCCCGCGGCCCCCCTCGCCCCCACCACCCGCCCCGCACCAGCCCCCGAGCTCCTCGCCTGTCTGCCTCTACACGGACAGCGAGGACGAGGACGAGGACTTGCAGCTGGCCATGGCCTACAGCCTCTCCGAGATGGAGGCGGCGGGGCACCACCGAGCAGGTGGGCACGGCCCCGGCGCCCTGCCGGCaccggggggcagccccggcaccccgTCCTCCACCCGCAGAGCCCGCGGTCCCCGGGGGGGGCCAGAGCGGGAGCCGTCGGGGGCCAGCAGCCCCGCTGCAGCAGGGCACGAACCTGCCCCCAAAACGAAGCAGTGGCACTGCCCCCTGCTCtga
- the PTPRN gene encoding receptor-type tyrosine-protein phosphatase-like N, giving the protein MGRRLLRALLCLLLLAGRGLLRDGGASATATAAHGCLFDRRLCSPQEVCVQDGLFGQCQVGSVQDRPYFQVTSPVLQRLQDVLRHLMAQGLSWQDGITQYVISQEMERIPRLRPPPSLEPAARDRFLPLRSSPRRAPLPVDTGLPAAHHLGQPPPLLPSPLVQRYLEHLLLPPPPQLGYEEALLNPYSYHKFGYQDGAHQLPGSSARQSPETSSLLGRVPAQALFGAGPVPSYGGQPGTDGGHLFQDLGMLSLPREKAGRPDPAGTRLQHSLRLSGDYRDMEEREQPVPLAAQPPPAQTDAALKRLASLLASYGLGLPELSPQQLSSLSTLLQLLQSAGVAGPEVPTAKRVGLQQGGAGGGATTQVTEGDMQHGEEPVPHSSTVPPPKIPASSSPGDKPRGRVASSPAPRAEPQWGHGGDTLSPGKPIAVEKKSYTEAKDGGAQRGMRLPDEYGYIVTDQKPLGLAAGVRLLELLAKHLHLSTASFINISVVGPALTFRIRQNPQNLSLADVASQAEQVKAELEAELGLKIVQTGVGERNEAAAYSRPSHFGDGFHSVLLTFIALACVAGIAIAAAAAFCLRRHAKQREKERLAALGPEGAADTTLEYQELCRQHMAAKSLFGRTEAPAETSRVSSVSSQFSDAPQPSPSSHSSTPSWCEEPVQSNMDISTGHMILAYMEDHLRNRDRLAKEWQALCAYQAEPSVCSIAQSEANLKKNRNPDYVPYDHVRIKLKAESNPSRSDFINASPIIEHDPRMPAYIATQGPLSHTIADFWQMVWEHGCTVIVMLSPLAEDSVKQCDRYWPDEGSSLYHIYEVNLVSEHIWCEDFLVRSFYLKNVQSQETRTLTQFHFLSWPAEGIPATTRPLLDFRRKVNKCYRGRSCPIIVHCSDGAGRTGTYILVDMVLNRMAKGVKEIDIAATLEHIRDQRPGMVQTKDQFEFALTAVAEEVNAILKALPQ; this is encoded by the exons ATGGGGCGGCGGCTCCTCCGGGcgctcctctgcctcctcctcctggccgGCCGCGGGCTGCTGCGGGACGGCGGCGCCTCCGCTACCGCCACCGCCGCGCACG GCTGCCTGTTTGACCGGAGGCTGTGCTCCCCCCAGGAGGTGTGCGTGCAGG ATGGGCTGTTTGGGCAGTGCCAGGTGGGCTCCGTGCAGGACAGACCCTACTTCCAGGTCACCTCTCCCGTGCTCCAGCGCCTGCAGGATGTCTTGCGGCACCTCATGGCACAAG GGCTCTCGTGGCAGGACGGCATCACCCAGTATGTGATCTCGCAGGAGATGGAGCGCAtcccccgcctccgcccgccgccctcGCTGGAGCCGGCGGCCAGGGACAG GTTCCTGCCCCTCCGCAGTTCCCCCCGGCGAGCCCCGCTGCCTGTGGACACCGGCCTGCCAGCGGCTCACCATCTGGGGCAGCCCCCACCGCTGCTGCCCTCCCCCCTGGTGCAGCGgtacctggagcacctcctgctgccccccccgccccagctggGCTATGAGGAAGCTCTGCTCAACCCCTACTCCTACCACAAG TTCGGCTACCAGGACGGTGCTCACCAGCTCCCCGGCAGCTCAGCCAGGCAGAGCCCTGAGACCTCCTCGCTGCTGGGCCGGGTCCCTGCCCAGGCCCTTTTTGGGGCTGGCCCTGTGCCCTCCTATGGTGGGCAGCCAGGGACGGACGGGGGGCACCTCTTCCAAGACTTGGGCATGCTCTCCCTGCCCAGAGAGAAAGCCGGCCGCCCAGACCCTGCTGGCACCAGGCTCCAGCACAGCTTGCGGCTCTCGGGTGACTACAGGGACatggaggagagggagcagcCGGTGCCCCTGGCTGCCCAGCCACCCCCTGCACAGACGG ATGCTGCCCTGAAGAGACTGGCCTCCCTCCTGGCCAGCTACGGCCTGGGGCTGCCGGAGCTGAgcccccagcagctgagcagcctcTCCactctcctccagctgctccagAGCGCTG GTGTTGCTGGCCCTGAAGTGCCTACAGCGAAACGGGTGGGTTTGCAGCAGGgtggtgctggaggaggtgCCACGACGCAG gTGACGGAGGGGGACATGCAGCACGGAGAGGAGCCAGTGCCCCATTCCTCAACGGTGCCGCCCCCCAaaatcccagccagcagctccccaggggaCAAGCCAAGGGGCAGGGTAGCATCCTCACCAGCCCCccgggcagagccgcagtggggacatgggggggacacgctCAGCCCTGGGAAGCCGATCGCAGTGGAGAAGAAGAGCTACACAGAAGCGAAGGATGGTGGGGCGCAGCGGGGCATGCGGCTACCAGACGAATATGGCTACATCGTCACGGACCAGAA gcccctggggctggctgctggcgTGCGGCTGCTGGAGCTCCTCGCCAAGCACCTCCACCTCTCCACGGCCAGCTTCATCAACATcag CGTTGTGGGCCCTGCGCTCACCTTCCGCATCCGGCAGAACCCCCAGAACCTCTCGCTGGCAGATGTGGCCAGCCAGGCTG AGCAAGtgaaggcagagctggaggcagagctgggcctgAAGATCGTGCAAACAGGAGTGGGAGAG CGAAATGAGGCTGCTGCCTACTCGCGCCCATCCCATTTCGGGGACGGCTTCCACTCGGTGCTGCTGACCTTCATCGCGCTGGCATGTGTGGCAGGCATCGCCATCGCGGCCGCCGCAGCCTTCTGCCTCCGGCGCCATGCCAAGCAGCGGGAGAAGGAGCGCCTGGCCGCCCTGGGGCCTGAGGGTGCTGCCGACACCACCTTAGAGTACCAG GAGCTGTGCCGCCAGCACATGGCGGCCAAGTCTCTCTTTGGCCGCACTGAGGCACCAGCGGAGACCTCGCGGGTCAGCAGTGTCTCGTCCCAGTTCAGCGAcgccccgcagcccagccccagctcccacagcagcacaccCTCCTGGTGCGAGGAGCCCGTCCAGTCCAACATGGACATCTCCACCGGACACATGATCCTG GCCTATATGGAGGACCACCTCCGCAACCGGGACCGGCTGGCCAAGGAGTGGCAGGCGCTCTGTGCCTACCAGGCTGAGCCCAGCGTCTGCTCCATTGCCCAGAGCGAAGCCAACCTGAAGAAGAACCGCAACCCTGACTATGTGCCCT ATGATCACGTGCGGATCAAGCTGAAAGCCGAGAGCAACCCGTCCCGCAGCGACTTCATCAACGCCAGCCCAATT ATCGAGCACGACCCGCGGATGCCAGCGTACATTGCCACGCAGGGACCGCTGTCCCACACTATCGCTGACTTCTGGCAG ATGGTGTGGGAGCATGGCTGCACTGTCATCGTCATGCTGAGCCCGCTGGCCGAGGACAGCGTCAAGCAGTGTGACCGCTACTGGCCAGATGAAGGCTCTTCTCTCTACCACATCTATGAG GTGAACCTGGTGTCGGAGCACATCTGGTGTGAGGATTTCCTGGTGCGCAGCTTCTACCTGAAGAACGTGCAGTCACAGGAGACCCGCACCCTGACGCAGTTCCACTTCCTCAGCTGGCCGGCCGAGGGTATCCCTGCCACCACCCGGCCCCTCCTTGACTTCCGCAG GAAGGTGAACAAGTGCTACCGGGGTCGCTCCTGCCCTATTATCGTGCACTGCAG TGATGGTGCAGGCAGGACTGGGACATACATTCTTGTCGACATGGTCCTGAACCGAATGGCCAAAG GGGTGAAGGAGATAGACATAGCTGCTACGCTGGAGCACATCCGAGACCAGCGGCCCGGCATGGTGCAGACCAAG GACCAGTTTGAGTTTGCACTGACGGCCGTGGCTGAGGAAGTGAACGCCATCCTGAAGGCGCTGCCGCAGTGA